Proteins encoded by one window of Glycine soja cultivar W05 chromosome 15, ASM419377v2, whole genome shotgun sequence:
- the LOC114386362 gene encoding D-glycerate 3-kinase, chloroplastic-like has protein sequence MATLNLFSQPWQPTISPSFCCSNTNNNNNVVYAYHNHNSNSNNSKLHLFSNSRQFSVLSQLSTNSSKSGSGSSWLQNSSFVAGIEYRKRPLYSVFPTKPAQVSSVEDLYEFICSGPLLDKIGITQEQVAESIDNWLLYGRYLCRLFQLNELYLTEPQKARIYHYYVPVFLWCEQQIAEHQSKFKDGEDIPPLVIGFSAPQGCGKTTLVFALDYLFEVIGRKSATVSIDDFYLTAEGQNKLREANPGNALLELRGNAGSHDLALSVETLLALTKLTREGMKMKLPRYDKSAFNGRGDRADPSRWPEVEGPMTVVLFEGWMLGFKPLPVEAVKVVDPQLETVNKNLEAYYDAWDKYIKSWIVIKIKDPNCVFQWRLQAEIAMREAGNPGMTDDEVRDFVSRYLPAYYAYLPTLYSEGPNGSDPQHLLTIEIDEGRNPILAT, from the exons ATGGCGACTCTGAATCTGTTCTCTCAACCATGGCAACCTACAATTTCACCTTCTTTCTGTTGTTCTAAtactaacaacaacaacaacgttgTCTATGcctatcataatcataatagcAATTCCAACAATTctaaattacatttattttccAATTCTCGCCAATTCTCTGTTCTTTCTCAGTTGTCCACCAACTCCTCAAAGTCAG GGAGTGGAAGTTCATGGCTGCAAAACAGTTCCTTTGTTGCTGGCATTGAGTACAGGAAGCGTCCTCTATATTCTGTATTTCCCACAAAGCCTGCTCAAGTTTCCTCTGTGGAAGATCTCTATGAATTTATTTGCTCGGGACCTTTGCTTGACAAAATAGGCATCACACAAGAGCAGGTGGCCGAGTCCATCGATAATTGGTTATTATATGGCCGGTACCTATGCAGACTGTTTCAGCTTAATGAATTGTACCTTACAGAGCCTCAAAAGGCTAGGATTTATCATTACTATGTACCTGTCTTCCTCTGGTGTGAACAGCAGATTGCTGAGCATCAGTCCAAGTTCAAAGATGGAGAAGATATACCTCCTTTAGTG ATTGGTTTTAGTGCTCCTCAAGGTTGTGGAAAGACAACCCTTGTCTTTGCTCTTGACTATCTTTTTGAAGTGATTGGCAG GAAGTCTGCAACTGTATCTATAGATGATTTTTATTTGACGGCTGAAGGTCAG AATAAACTAAGAGAAGCTAATCCAGGAAATGCCCTTCTTGAG TTGCGTGGAAATGCAGGAAGCCACGATCTTGCTTTATCTGTTGAAACTCTACTGGCTTTAACCAAATTGACAAGAGAAG GTATGAAAATGAAGTTACCAAGATATGATAAA TCTGCATTCAATGGGAGAGGTGATCGTGCCGATCCTTCAAGGTGGCCAGAAGTTGAAGGCCCGATGACG GTTGTGTTGTTCGAAGGTTGGATGCTTGGTTTCAAGCCCCTTCCCGTTGAAGCAGTAAAGGTTGTTGATCCCCAG CTAGAAACTGTAAATAAAAACCTTGAAGCTTACTATGATGCATGGGACAAATACATAAAGTCTTGGATAGTCATCAAGATTAAGGACCCAAACTGTGTCTTCCAATGGCGCTTACAG GCTGAGATTGCCATGAGGGAGGCAGGCAACCCTGGAATGACAGATGATGAG GTGAGAGATTTTGTTTCACGCTACCTACCGGCATACTATGCATACCTTCCTACACTTTACTCGGAGGGACCAAATGGATCAGATCCTCAACATCTCCTAACCATTGAAATAGATGAAGGGAGAAACCCCATCCTTGCTACCTAG
- the LOC114385719 gene encoding auxin-responsive protein IAA17-like isoform X2: MSSESHAVDCNLKETELTLGLPGTKTTATKRGFSDTLPPSQNKILRPTSKFPTPKEQLVGWPPVRASRKNAMKSCCKLVKVAVDGAPYLRKVDLDMYDSYEHLMRELETMFCGLAIRNHLMNERKLMDPGNGIEYMPTYEDKDGDWMLVGDVPWKMFVESCKRIRLMISSEAVGLGPRSTSSKCTGST, translated from the exons ATGTCCTCCGAATCACACGCCGTTGATTGTAACTTGAAGGAGACGGAGCTCACCTTAGGCCTTCCCGGCACCAAAACTACTGCCACAAAACGTGGCTTCTCTGATACCCTTCCTCCTTCTCAAAATAAAATCTTGCGCCCCACCTCCAAATTCCCAACACCCAA GGAACAACTGGTGGGGTGGCCGCCGGTGAGGGCAAGCAGGAAGAATGCTATGAAGAGCTGTTGCAAGTTGGTGAAGGTGGCGGTGGATGGAGCTCCTTATCTAAGAAAAGTGGATCTTGACATGTACGatagttatgagcatttgatgAGGGAATTAGAGACAATGTTTTGTGGCTTAGCCATTC GTAATCATTTGATGAATGAGAGGAAACTGATGGATCCTGGAAATGGGATTGAATACATGCCCACCTATGAGGACAAAGATGGTGACTGGATGTTGGTCGGGGATGTACCCTGGAA AATGTTTGTTGAATCATGCAAGAGGATAAGACTTATGATTAGCTCAGAGGCCGTTGGTTTAG GTCCGAGGTCTACTTCTTCAAAATGTACGGGTTCCACTTAG
- the LOC114385719 gene encoding auxin-responsive protein IAA17-like isoform X1: MSSESHAVDCNLKETELTLGLPGTKTTATKRGFSDTLPPSQNKILRPTSKFPTPNREQLVGWPPVRASRKNAMKSCCKLVKVAVDGAPYLRKVDLDMYDSYEHLMRELETMFCGLAIRNHLMNERKLMDPGNGIEYMPTYEDKDGDWMLVGDVPWKMFVESCKRIRLMISSEAVGLGPRSTSSKCTGST; encoded by the exons ATGTCCTCCGAATCACACGCCGTTGATTGTAACTTGAAGGAGACGGAGCTCACCTTAGGCCTTCCCGGCACCAAAACTACTGCCACAAAACGTGGCTTCTCTGATACCCTTCCTCCTTCTCAAAATAAAATCTTGCGCCCCACCTCCAAATTCCCAACACCCAA CAGGGAACAACTGGTGGGGTGGCCGCCGGTGAGGGCAAGCAGGAAGAATGCTATGAAGAGCTGTTGCAAGTTGGTGAAGGTGGCGGTGGATGGAGCTCCTTATCTAAGAAAAGTGGATCTTGACATGTACGatagttatgagcatttgatgAGGGAATTAGAGACAATGTTTTGTGGCTTAGCCATTC GTAATCATTTGATGAATGAGAGGAAACTGATGGATCCTGGAAATGGGATTGAATACATGCCCACCTATGAGGACAAAGATGGTGACTGGATGTTGGTCGGGGATGTACCCTGGAA AATGTTTGTTGAATCATGCAAGAGGATAAGACTTATGATTAGCTCAGAGGCCGTTGGTTTAG GTCCGAGGTCTACTTCTTCAAAATGTACGGGTTCCACTTAG